The Hordeum vulgare subsp. vulgare chromosome 7H, MorexV3_pseudomolecules_assembly, whole genome shotgun sequence DNA window AGATGTATTTTTTTTTCGACCTCCCATATAATATGAGTTTGAACTTCAAAGTTTACGTGTGAACAGACCATCACCTTTCTAACATACCcctttttttgataatttttgaaAACTTCGTACGTCTCAACAGAGTTTCCATTGTGTTTGGTTTCCACCGGATTCTTTCTCGTTTCTTATGGCATCTATCTTCTTGTTAGGTTATCAAAGTAAAAACTTTGGTCAAGACTCAGTCACCGTGTTAATTTTCCCTATAACACCCTCCAAGTGATACTAATTTTGTGCATTTTCATTTTGTATATGAGCATAGGCGTCTTAACAACAACAGTCTTTCGGGCACAATTCCTAAATCGTTAACTGCTATTACTGCCCTCCAAGTTCTGTAAGTATTTGTCTCATGCTACATCCTTTTCTTCAGCATAACCTTTGGTATAAACTAGGAAGCGTCTAATTAGCAAAAGCTGAATATTTCTAATAAATTATAGGGATCTGTCAAACAATAAGTTGTCAGGAGAAGTTCCATCAACCGGTTCATTTTCATTATTCACCCCTATCAGGTAAAGCTAGCATGTTAGTTGATAAATTCAGTTTTCTTTGCCTTGACGCTGCTTCAATTCACACTTGTTTATTTTTGCAGTTATGCCAACAATTCACATTTGTTTATCATTTCAGTTTTGGCAACAACCCTGCCTTATGCGGTCCTGGGACTTCAAAACCTTGCCCCGGCGCTCCTCccttctccccacctcctccataTAACCCTCCTACTCCTGAGCAATCACCAGGTGATTTATGCATAATTACGGATTGACTATTAAGTTTATGTATACCTTCCATTGCAATAAGACCCATGCTGCAATGTTCTTTCATTGATGTAACATCCCAGCTGGGATGAGAGTACTCCAGAAACAAGTAAAATGTTCTAGAGGCTGGAGTGGATACTGCTGTCCATATTGAATGCATTTTTTGAACCTCCCTGTTTCCTACCTCTATGGTGGAGATTATCTGGTGCTTCGTGCTTCATGTGCTACCAACGTGCAGCATGATAAATCAGCAAGAAAACTTCTGTTTTTCAAACAATGATACAAGATCTCATGGCACACCTCCACCCCCTATCAGTGGCCTATCAGTGGAAAAATGCTCAAGTAGCGGCTACTGTCACTGCCTATGTGGCCTCCTAGTCCACTACTGATTGGATCTCTATTAGCTATTCATGTCCATGGTGTGACCTGTTTTCTGGCTTTGTCCTCTTATTTGTTGTCATCTTTTTCTGGAGCATTGATTGGCAATACACGATTTTATTTACCCCATGGATACCTAACAAGGTTTGGGATTGATGGTTTTGTTCTCATTTCTTCAGGAAGTAGTTCCTCTAGTACTGGAGCAATTGCTGGTGGAGTGGCTGCTGGTGCTGCCTTGCTATTTGCTATTCCTGCAATTGGTTTTGCATACTGGCGCCGCAGAAAACCGCAAGAGCATTTCTTTGATGTACCTGGTAAGcattcagcagcaaccagcatGAGGAAAATTACTTGCAAGATAACATTAGCCTGAAATTTCTATCTGGTGCAGCTGAGGAGGATCCAGAGGTCCATCTTGGTCAGCTTAAAAGATTTTCACTAAGAGAACTACAAGTTGCTACTGATACCTTCAGCAATAGGAACATTCTTGGAAGAGGTGGATTTGGCAAGGTCTACAAAGGAAGACTAACAGATGGTACACTAGTAGCCGTCAAGAGATTGAAAGAGGAGAGGACACCTGGTGGGGAGCTACAATTTCAAACAGAAGTTGAGATGATTAGTATGGCTGTACACAGAAACTTATTGCGTCTTCGTGGATTCTGTATGACACCAACAGAAAGGTTGCTTGTGTACCCATACATGGCTAACGGAAGTGTTGCATCACGTCTAAGAGGTACTTTTTTGCCTTGTTTCTCCACTTTTTCAGATTGTTGTAAGGCTTGATATAATGTAGAAAAGAATATATATAACTGGCTTATATTTTTAGAACGAGGGCCAGCTGAACCGCCACTGGATTGGCAAACGAGAAGAAGAATTGCATTGGGTTCTGCCAGGGGCCTCTCCTATTTACATGATCACTGTGATCCAAAGATCATCCATCGTGATGTGAAAGCTGCAAATATTTTATtagatgaagactttgaagctgtaGTGGGGGATTTTGGTTTGGCCAAACTAATGGATTACAAGGATACCCATGTAACAACTGCTGTGCGTGGAACAATTGGGCATATCGCACCAGAATATCTTTCAACAGGAAAATCCTCAGAGAAAACTGATGTATT harbors:
- the LOC123413632 gene encoding LRR receptor kinase BAK1, giving the protein MGVPPWAIWALLLLHPAARVLANTEGDALHSLRTNLNDPNNVLQSWDPTLVNPCTWFHVTCNNDNSVIRVDLGNAALFGTLVPQLGQLRNLQYLELYSNNISGTIPSELGNLTNLVSLDLYLNNFTGPIPDSLGNLLKLRFLRLNNNSLSGTIPKSLTAITALQVLDLSNNKLSGEVPSTGSFSLFTPISFGNNPALCGPGTSKPCPGAPPFSPPPPYNPPTPEQSPGSSSSSTGAIAGGVAAGAALLFAIPAIGFAYWRRRKPQEHFFDVPAEEDPEVHLGQLKRFSLRELQVATDTFSNRNILGRGGFGKVYKGRLTDGTLVAVKRLKEERTPGGELQFQTEVEMISMAVHRNLLRLRGFCMTPTERLLVYPYMANGSVASRLRERGPAEPPLDWQTRRRIALGSARGLSYLHDHCDPKIIHRDVKAANILLDEDFEAVVGDFGLAKLMDYKDTHVTTAVRGTIGHIAPEYLSTGKSSEKTDVFGYGIMLLELITGQRAFDLARLANDDDVMLLDWVKGLLKERRLEMLVDPDLQTNYIDVEVESLIQVALLCTQGSPMERPKMSEVVRMLEGDGLAERWDEWQKVEVSRQEVELGPHRNSEWIVDSTDNLHAVELSGPR